TCAACCGATACAACTTCCCCTTTATCTGTTGAAAATGCTGTTTTTAATTTATCTACTTTGAAAAATGGTTGGGCCACTCTTGCACACCTCCAATTGGTTGTTTGCCAGCTTCTTAGACTACCGACTCGGCAGTTTTGACCGCAGAATAATGATAGACAAGGGACAAAAGAGATTTTGCAGCATGCACCATCGCCCGTTCATCAAAATCAAATTTCGGATGATGGTGGGGATAGATCGCTCCGATATCTTCATTTCTGGCACCTGTGTGATAAAACATTCCCGGCTTTTTCAGCAAATAGTAGGCAAAGTCTTCTGCTCCCATAATCGGCGGTGTTTCTACCAGTGTCTCTTCACCTGCGGAAGAAGAAATCACCTCTTTAAACACCTCGACTTCCGCCTCATGATTGTAAACGGCAGGATAGCCATTTTTATAGATAACCTCATATTCGGCCTGGAACGTCTTGCACACCCCGTCGACAATATTTCGAAGCTCTTCTTCAACAAAGGCTCTAATCTCTTGATCAAACGTTCTGACAGTGCCCGTAATAACCGCAGAGTCAGCAATTACATTATTGGCATTGCCAGCATGGAAGGATCCGACAGAAACGACAGCAGATTTTTGTGGATCTACCCGCCTGCTTACGATATGCTGCAGCTGGTTAACCAGCTGAGCACCGATAGCAATCGAGTCAATTGTTTCGTGAGGCGAAGAACCATGCCCGCCTTTCCCGATAATTTTTATTTCAAAGGAATCGGCTGACGCCATTGTATATCCACTTCGATAACAAAACGTTCCAAGCGGGGCTCGTGAAGATAAGTGAGTGCCGAAGACCACATCCACCCCATCCAAGCATCCGTCGTCGATCATGCTTTTGGCTCCACCGGGGAATACTTCTTCAGCATGCTGGTGAATAAGCACGACATTACCAGCAAGAAGGTGCTTATTTTCGCTTAATACTTTTGCTACTGCAAGCAAGGTTGCCGTATGTCCGTCATGACCGCAGGCATGCATCACACCCGGAACTTCCGACTTATACTCCACTTCTTTTTCGTCTTGAATAGGGAGCGCATCAAAATCGGCGCGCAATGCAATCGTTTTTCCCGGCTTTCCTCCAGATATTTTTCCGACAACTCCATTTCCTCCAACACCTGTTTGAACTTCAATACCATAGCTTTCAAGTATTCCGGCAATCATTTTTGGCGTTTCAACTTCTTGAAAGGAGAGCTCGGGATTTTTATGTAAATGACGTCTCCATTCGACCATTTGTTGGAACATTCCCTCTGCTTGCTCGTGCCATTCTTTAATCACATGTGTTCCTCCTTTTAGTACTTTTTCACTGTTTTGATATTTCTGAATTTTTTTAACAGAATTCAACACCGCCAACAGTACGATTCTTTTTGCATACAGTAACATATATTTTGACGATGTTTGTATTTTAAGTAAGATCATATGACAAATTATTTTAAAACATTAAATTTCTTTGCAATATTTGAGAAAATTTAACAAAAATCCAGCTAGAAAACAAAAAGAATGCTATTCATAAAAAGAAATAGCATTCTATTCGTGTATATCATTTTTCAACATCCAAGGAGCTACTTTCAGTTCGATCTGAGTCAATGATTGCTTTTGGAAGGCCCGTATACTTTGCCCAGTAGTAAATCACCAGAGCACCCGCAGCAGTAACCAGGAGATCAACCGGATTACTCAATAGCCCGAGTCCTCCTCCAAAGCTGCCAAAATAGGATATCACAAGCATCATGCAATAGTAGGCCACGATCCACCAAGATGATTTCAACTGCTGGGCTAAGCTGACCTCTTCTTTTGGGACATATTTTGAGAAAGCCAAATAAATGACGTACATAACGAGCTGAGACCCCAACAGCCAGGAGATCGTACCCCAGCCTGACCAATAGACAATGTAAGTGGCAAAAATAAATGAAATAGGCGCGATCACACTCATTCCTTTTAAATTAAATGGCTTCTTAAGGTCTTTTGCATTTACTTCGAACGCAGCAGACGAGATTGGAGCCACCGCATATGAGAGAATCAAGGCAACGGAGCAGACATTAACAAGCGCGTTCCAGGACGGAAAAGGCAGCGTCCAAAAAACTGACATGCCAAAGGATAACCATAGCGAAGCACGGGGAATACCCGTTTCTTTATGTACCTTAGAAAAAACATTAAACAGAGTCCCGGTATGCGACCACGCGTATACTAAACGTGCTGTTGTATTCATAAAAATATTGCCGTTTCCTCCCGGAGATAGAATGGCATCCATTACGACTAGAGTAGCAAGCCAACCCAATCCAAGCATAACTGCAATATCTTTGAAAGGAAGCGGAAATTCACTTTGAATGTTTTCCCACCCATTATTCAGCATATCGGTTGGTATACTTCCGATAAACAGCAATTGCAGAGTAGTATAGATCGCGGCAGCCAGGACAATACAAACGATCAAGGCAATCGGAATGTTTCGCTGCGGATTCTTCACTTCACTTGCGACAGATACAATAGGATGAAGCCCCAGATAGGCAAACATAACTCCGCCTGTAGAAATCGCCGCCTGTATGCCTTGGAATCCAAAAGGTGCAAACCCAGCTGCTGTTAAATTGGCAGATTTAAAATGAAATAGAAGGACAACGATAATTGTAAGCGGGACAAAATATTTAAAAATAGAAATAATAATATTGGACTTGGCAAAAGTTTTTACACTCCAATAATTGAGGAGAAAAAATAAACAAAGCAGCCCAAATTGGACAAACCAGCCCAATATTGTCGGCGACTCTGAACCCTCCACTGTCAGATTCGGAAACCAATACGCGATATACTGCCTGACTGCTGTCACTTCGATAGAAATCAAGCTCGTGTAAGCAACGATAGTAATAAAAGAGATAAGGTAACCGACCAATGGCCCGTGAGAATACACCGGATAGCGTAATATTCCCCCGGTTCTAGGTATGGCTGCACCGAG
This window of the Bacillus gobiensis genome carries:
- a CDS encoding APC family permease, translating into MASEGKFKKTISLFDLILIGLGAIFGSAWLFAVSNVASKAGPIGSLSWIIGGIIVLLIGFIYAQLGAAIPRTGGILRYPVYSHGPLVGYLISFITIVAYTSLISIEVTAVRQYIAYWFPNLTVEGSESPTILGWFVQFGLLCLFFLLNYWSVKTFAKSNIIISIFKYFVPLTIIVVLLFHFKSANLTAAGFAPFGFQGIQAAISTGGVMFAYLGLHPIVSVASEVKNPQRNIPIALIVCIVLAAAIYTTLQLLFIGSIPTDMLNNGWENIQSEFPLPFKDIAVMLGLGWLATLVVMDAILSPGGNGNIFMNTTARLVYAWSHTGTLFNVFSKVHKETGIPRASLWLSFGMSVFWTLPFPSWNALVNVCSVALILSYAVAPISSAAFEVNAKDLKKPFNLKGMSVIAPISFIFATYIVYWSGWGTISWLLGSQLVMYVIYLAFSKYVPKEEVSLAQQLKSSWWIVAYYCMMLVISYFGSFGGGLGLLSNPVDLLVTAAGALVIYYWAKYTGLPKAIIDSDRTESSSLDVEK
- a CDS encoding M20 family metallopeptidase, with the protein product MIKEWHEQAEGMFQQMVEWRRHLHKNPELSFQEVETPKMIAGILESYGIEVQTGVGGNGVVGKISGGKPGKTIALRADFDALPIQDEKEVEYKSEVPGVMHACGHDGHTATLLAVAKVLSENKHLLAGNVVLIHQHAEEVFPGGAKSMIDDGCLDGVDVVFGTHLSSRAPLGTFCYRSGYTMASADSFEIKIIGKGGHGSSPHETIDSIAIGAQLVNQLQHIVSRRVDPQKSAVVSVGSFHAGNANNVIADSAVITGTVRTFDQEIRAFVEEELRNIVDGVCKTFQAEYEVIYKNGYPAVYNHEAEVEVFKEVISSSAGEETLVETPPIMGAEDFAYYLLKKPGMFYHTGARNEDIGAIYPHHHPKFDFDERAMVHAAKSLLSLVYHYSAVKTAESVV